The genomic region AGCGTGCGGTCGTAATAGCCGCCGCCGTAGCCCAGCCGATAGCGGTGCGCATCGAAACCGACGCACGGCACGAGCAGCAATTCCGGCACCGTGACGCGCTCGTCCTCCGGCACGGGAATGCGGTAGCGGCCCGGCTTCATGCGCGAATCGGGACGCCACGCGTGGAAGGCCATCGGCGCATGAGGCTGCACGACGACGGGCAGCGCGGCCACGCGCGCATCGTGCGATGCGAGCCAGTCGGCGAGCACGGCGCGCGCGTCGAATTCGCCCGCCACCGGCCAGTAAAAGCCGACGCATGTGACCGCGCGTTCGTCGAGCAGCGCGCGCAGACGCTTGCCGAGCGCCGCGTTTCGCGCGGCTTGCGCGGGCGCTTCGGCCTGCGCCTCGCGGCGTGCGAGCAGCGTCGCGCGCAGCGTGCTTTTAGGTTCCGCGCAAACGTTGCGTGCTATGCTTTCAACCGATCTTTGGACCACCTCGCGCTCCAGTCAATAACGATGTCAAAACGCTTCAACCGAGTATATCTCGCGGTCGGTTACGCCCTTGCCGCCGCGACGTTGGTGGCCTGTGGAACCGCATCGGCCATCCGTCCCGACGCCGACTTTTCGCCTTCCTCCGACGACCGCATCTTCATGCAATTGCGCGAGGCGTCCCGCGCGAACGACGCCGGCCGTGCCGCCGCACTCGCCGCGCAAATTCCGGATTACCCGGCGCCGGGCTACGTCGACTATTTCACGATCAAGCCGCAACTCTTCGATTCGCAGGGCCACGCGCGCCCCGACGCGCCCGATGCGCCGGTGCTCTCGTTCCTGCAGCGCTACGACGGCCAGGCCATTGCGGACCGCATGCGCAACGATTACCTCGTCGTGCTCGGCGGCCGTCACGACTGGCGCACCTTCGAGAAGGAATATGCCCGCTTCGTCCTGAACGACGACACGCAGGTCAAGTGCTACGCGCTCGAAGCGCGCCAGTCGCGCGGGGAGAACGTCGCTGATGCGGCGCGCGCGCTGCTCGTCGATCCGAAGTGGTACGGCGACGGCTGCGTCGATCTGATCGCGGCGCTCGCGGAGTCCGGCCAGTTCACGAGCGACGACATCTGGCAGCAAATCCGCCTCGCCTACGAACAGAACTACACGACGACCGGCGCGAATATCGTCGATGCGCTCGGTCAGGAACGGCCGAAGCCGGAACTGCTCGACAACGCCGTGAACAAGCCGCCGCTCTATCTCGCGCGCGGCGTCATGCCGAACACACCCGCGCATCAGCTCACGCTGCTCGCCGTCACGCGCCTCGCCCGCAACGATCCCGCGATGGCCGCCGCGACGTTCAGCACCGTGGCGCCTAGCCTCACGGCCGCCGAGCGCGCGACCGGCTGGGGCACGATCGGTTATCAGGCGGCGTTGAAGCGCATGGCGGCGGCCGCGGACTGGTATCGGCTGTCGGCGAACGCGCAGTTGTCGAATCCGGCGTATGAGTGGCGCACGCGCAGCGCGCTCCTCGCGGGCGACTGGAACATGGTGCGCTGGTCCATCGAACAGATGCCGCCGACATTGCGCGCGCAGCCCGCGTGGGTTTACTGGCACGCGCGCGCCGTCAAGCAGGCGGGCGACGCGGCTGCGGCCAATCAGGAATTGCAGAGCATCGCGGATCAATACAACTTCTACGGCCAGCTCGCGCTCGAAGAACTCGGGCAGAAGATCACGGTGCCGCCGCGCACGACCGTCTCCGACGCCGAAATCGCGCAGATGCAGTCAGTGCCGGGCTTCGCGCTGTCGCAGCGTTTCTACGCGCTCAACATGCGGCTCGAAGGCAATCGCGAATGGAACTGGCCGCTGCGCACGATGACCGACCGGCAACTGCTCGCCGCCGCGCAGTATGCGAAGCGCATCGAACTGTTCGACCGCACCGTGAACACCGCCGACAAGACGAAGAGCGAGCACGATTTCTCGCTGCGCTATCTCTCGCCGTTCCGCGATATCGTCGAGCGCGACGCGCAGACGACCGGGCTCGACATCGAGTGGGCTTACGGGCTGATCCGCCAGGAATCGCGCTTCATCATCAATGCGCGCTCGGAGGTTGGCGCGGGCGGCCTCATGCAGCTGATGCCCGGCACAGCGCAACTCGTCGCGAAAAAAATCGGCCTGGGTTCGCTTTCGCGCGCGCAGATGAACGACATCGACACCAACATTCTGCTCGGCACGAATTACCTGTCGATGATCTACAATCAGTTCGATAATTCGCCGGTGCTCGCCACCGCTGGCTACAACGCCGGTCCGGGCAGGCCGCGCCAGTGGCGGCAGGATTTGCGCGCGCCGGTCGAGGGCGCGGTTTTTGCTGAAACCATTCCGTTCTCCGAGACGCGCGATTACGTGAAGAACGTGCTGTCGAACACCGTGTACTACGCGGCGCTGTTCGAGGGCCGTCCGCAATCGCTCAAGGCGCGGCTGGGTTATATCGCGCCGTAAGCGCATTCATACGACGCCGCGCGTTCGGGCATTCGACAACGCAAGAACGCGCGGCGGCTCGCCTATTCGTATCAGCCCCGCATTCGTCAGCCCCGTTTCCAAGAGGCGAACATGCGACATCAGAACGTAGCGCTCATCGGCGGCTCGGGATTCATCGGCAGTCATCTCGTCAACGCGCTCGTCGATCTCGGCAAAAGCGTGCGCATCGCCACGCGGCGGCGCGCGAACGCGGCGCATCTCACGCTGCTACCGGTCGATGTCGTCGAAACGGATGTTCACGATCCCGTGAAGCTCGCCGGTTTCGTCGCGGAAGCGGATGCCGTCATCAATCTCGTCGGCGTATTGCAGGGGCGGCGCGGCGATCCCTACGGTCCCGAATTCGCGCGCGCGCACGTCGAACTGCCGCGCAAGATCGTCGCCGCGTGCGAAGCGAAGGGCGTACGCCGGCTCATTCACATGAGCGCGATCGGCGCGGACGCGGACGGCCCGAGCATGTATCTGCGCTCGAAGGGCGACGGCGAAAAGCTCGTGCGCGAATCGGGCCTCGACTGGACGATCTTCCGCAGTTCGGTGGTCTTCGGTCCCGAGGACAATCTGCTCAATCAGTTCGCGTTTCTCGAGCGCCTCTTTCCGGTGATCCCGCTCGCGTGCGCCGACGCGCAATTCCAGCCCGTGTTCGTCGGCGATGTCGCGAAGGCCATCGTCAACGTGCTCGACCTCGATGCCGCCAACGGCATGACCTACGAACTCGCGGGTCCGGCCGTCTACACGCTCGCGGAACTCGTGCGTTTCGCGGGCGCGACCATCGGCAAGCATGCGCGCATCGTCAAACTGCCGGACAGCCTCGGCCGCCTCCAGGCGATGACGCTCGAAATGGCGCCCGGCGAACCGATCATGTCGCGCGACAATCTCGATTCGATGAAGACGCCGAGCATCGCGAGCGCGCCGCTCGCGCCGGAACTCGGCATCGGCGAGCCAGCGAGCATCGAGGCGATCGCGCCGCTGTATCTCACGGGCATGTCGCCGCGTTCGCGCTTCAATACTTTCCGCGCCACGGCGCACCGTTGATCTTCCGACCGTATGAAACTCGTTATCGGTGACAAGAACTCATCCTCCTGGTCGATGCGTCCCTGGGTGCTGCTCAAGCACTTCCACATTCCGTTCGAGGAAACGCTGATCCGCCTCGGCCAGCCCGACACGAAGCGAAAGATTCTCGATATCACGCCGTCCGGCAAGGTGCCGTGCCTCGTCACGGATGCGGGCGATGTCGTGTGGGAATCGCTGGCGATCATGGAAACGCTTGCCGAGCAGTATCCGCATCGCGCGCTGTGGCCGCGCGATGCCGCCGCCCGCGCGCGCGCGCGCAGCATCAGCGCGGAAATGCACGCGGGCTTTTCGGACCTTCGCCAGAACATGCCGATGGAAATCGCGACGCAGGC from Caballeronia sp. Lep1P3 harbors:
- a CDS encoding 5-formyltetrahydrofolate cyclo-ligase translates to MVQRSVESIARNVCAEPKSTLRATLLARREAQAEAPAQAARNAALGKRLRALLDERAVTCVGFYWPVAGEFDARAVLADWLASHDARVAALPVVVQPHAPMAFHAWRPDSRMKPGRYRIPVPEDERVTVPELLLVPCVGFDAHRYRLGYGGGYYDRTLAAWPAAKKPATIGIAYEMGRLDALPRESHDMPLDAIVTESARY
- a CDS encoding lytic transglycosylase domain-containing protein, coding for MSKRFNRVYLAVGYALAAATLVACGTASAIRPDADFSPSSDDRIFMQLREASRANDAGRAAALAAQIPDYPAPGYVDYFTIKPQLFDSQGHARPDAPDAPVLSFLQRYDGQAIADRMRNDYLVVLGGRHDWRTFEKEYARFVLNDDTQVKCYALEARQSRGENVADAARALLVDPKWYGDGCVDLIAALAESGQFTSDDIWQQIRLAYEQNYTTTGANIVDALGQERPKPELLDNAVNKPPLYLARGVMPNTPAHQLTLLAVTRLARNDPAMAAATFSTVAPSLTAAERATGWGTIGYQAALKRMAAAADWYRLSANAQLSNPAYEWRTRSALLAGDWNMVRWSIEQMPPTLRAQPAWVYWHARAVKQAGDAAAANQELQSIADQYNFYGQLALEELGQKITVPPRTTVSDAEIAQMQSVPGFALSQRFYALNMRLEGNREWNWPLRTMTDRQLLAAAQYAKRIELFDRTVNTADKTKSEHDFSLRYLSPFRDIVERDAQTTGLDIEWAYGLIRQESRFIINARSEVGAGGLMQLMPGTAQLVAKKIGLGSLSRAQMNDIDTNILLGTNYLSMIYNQFDNSPVLATAGYNAGPGRPRQWRQDLRAPVEGAVFAETIPFSETRDYVKNVLSNTVYYAALFEGRPQSLKARLGYIAP
- a CDS encoding complex I NDUFA9 subunit family protein; amino-acid sequence: MRHQNVALIGGSGFIGSHLVNALVDLGKSVRIATRRRANAAHLTLLPVDVVETDVHDPVKLAGFVAEADAVINLVGVLQGRRGDPYGPEFARAHVELPRKIVAACEAKGVRRLIHMSAIGADADGPSMYLRSKGDGEKLVRESGLDWTIFRSSVVFGPEDNLLNQFAFLERLFPVIPLACADAQFQPVFVGDVAKAIVNVLDLDAANGMTYELAGPAVYTLAELVRFAGATIGKHARIVKLPDSLGRLQAMTLEMAPGEPIMSRDNLDSMKTPSIASAPLAPELGIGEPASIEAIAPLYLTGMSPRSRFNTFRATAHR
- a CDS encoding glutathione S-transferase family protein; this translates as MKLVIGDKNSSSWSMRPWVLLKHFHIPFEETLIRLGQPDTKRKILDITPSGKVPCLVTDAGDVVWESLAIMETLAEQYPHRALWPRDAAARARARSISAEMHAGFSDLRQNMPMEIATQAPGIGATPATLSDIARIEAIWSECLAASGGPFLFDEFCIADAMFAPVAMRFNSYAPAISERAHEYCARVTALPSVAAWIADAKKEAAR